In the genome of Hydractinia symbiolongicarpus strain clone_291-10 chromosome 5, HSymV2.1, whole genome shotgun sequence, one region contains:
- the LOC130646081 gene encoding P2X purinoceptor 7-like, producing the protein MENSSSCSNSPISEVEYSSDSSETSVTGCYMNEPEYSKAELEKVTYKSSDSEEDEFNSSRLENLHWCTCTCCVIYNCFTLVECKCCQEFFNLLNDKLNDNKCITMHKDFEILCLNRTVLETASIRHRRYQKKYNELSTYTNKEMRYTSYRQYTAWVHYYERLGKGCRVVIPACVVRKIREEFPDSDGKYTGFKEFVDI; encoded by the exons ATGGAAAATTCAAGCTCCTGCTCTAACTCTCCTATTTCAGAAGTAGAATATTCAAGTGACTCTAGCGAAACGTCAGTAACAGGATGTTACATGAATGAGCCTGAATACTCCAAAGCAGAACttgaaaaagtgacttataaatctagtgATAGCGAAGAAGACGAATTCAATTCAAGCAGACTTGAAAATTTGCATTGGTGTACTTGTACATGTTGCGTTATTTATAATTGCTTCACTCTTGTGGAATGCAAGTGTTGCCAagaatttttcaatttattgaaCGACAAGTTGAATGATAACAAGTGCATCACGATGCACaaggattttgaaattttatgtttgaaCCGCACAGTGTTAGAGACAGCCAGCATACGACATCGacgatatcagaaaaaatataacgAACTCTCCACATATACTAATAA GGAAATGAGGTACACCAGTTACCGACAGTACACGGCCTGGGTACATTATTATGAAAGGCTTGGAAAAGGATGTCGCGTGGTGATTCCAGCTTGTGTTGTGCGGAAAATAAGGGAAGAATTTCCTGATTCAGATGGAAAATATACTGGATTCAAAGAATTTGTTGACATATAA
- the LOC130646082 gene encoding uncharacterized protein LOC130646082: protein MLTFCYFRCSYSTLQSGSPKIIYYYFRNTYERGKKVANFSGLNFVNQRTYYDVQRSLIIPTVNDHFVKNIASAREDSRGENEACLGDGRFDSPGKSAKYCTYSLQSSASNKIVATTTIQTTTGKGSAPLELQGFKNCLEQLRSDNYPVGRVATDRNRQIAKWIRENRLDIMHRYDPWHFAKNIKAKLRPLVKRKDRRILQDWIKPIGNHLFWCAENCQGDPELLVQMWKSILQHVTNKHNFAKQYPKYPRCRHEAYSSAEARKKKWIEKHSPAYNALEEIVLDKKNLKDMELLCEPYHTGGVEVFHSLITAYAPKRQHFELNVMNARVKLAILDHNNNVGRKQAVVKCARKGSQKVGEKKWKFVSSKLNKEWVAKPVKEPKSFSFVDAIMNDIIERKESGVKVKICGKEVVNKLKPPCDHVTLPTRPDLTLRKF from the coding sequence ATGTtgactttttgttattttcgctGCTCATATAGCACGCTGCAGTCTGGATCACCTAAAATCATATATTACTATTTTAGGAACACATATGAAAGGGGGAAGAAAGTTGCGAATTTTTCTGGTTTAAATTTTGTCAATCAACGAACATACTATGATGTTCAGCGATCACTGATAATCCCAACTGTAAACGACCATTTCGTGAAAAATATTGCCAGTGCAAGAGAGGATAGTCGGGGAGAGAATGAAGCATGTCTTGGCGATGGCAGATTTGACTCACCTGGTAAATCTGCCAAGTATTGCACATATAGTTTACAATCGTCAGCGTCTAACAAAATTGTTGCGACAACCACAATCCAAACAACAACCGGTAAAGGTTCGGCGCCCTTGGAGTTACAAGGCTTCAAAAATTGCCTTGAGCAGTTAAGGTCCGATAACTATCCTGTAGGAAGAGTTGCCACGGACCGAAACAGGCAAATCGCTAAATGGATACGTGAAAACAGGTTAGATATCATGCATCGGTATGATCCATGGCATTTTGCTAAGAACATCAAAGCCAAACTTAGACCATTAGTAAAACGAAAAGATAGGCGAATATTACAGGATTGGATCAAACCAATAGGAAATCATCTTTTCTGGTGTGCCGAAAACTGCCAAGGTGACCCAGAGCTGCTGGTGCAAATGTGGAAGTCGATACTTCAACATGTTACGAATAAACATAATTTCGCGAAGCAATATCCCAAGTATCCCAGGTGCCGACACGAAGCCTATTCTAGTGCTGAGGCACGAAAGAAGAAGTGGATTGAGAAACATTCGCCAGCGTATAATGCATTGGAAGAAATCGtccttgataaaaaaaacttgaaggATATGGAACTTCTTTGCGAACCATACCACACAGGGGGCGTGGAAGTTTTTCACTCACTGATAACAGCGTACGCACCAAAACGGCAACATTTCGAGTTGAATGTGATGAACGCCCGAGTGAAGTTGGCTATCTTGGACCATAACAATAACGTTGGTCGAAAGCAGGCTGTTGTAAAATGCGCGCGTAAAGGGAGTCAGAAGGTCGGTGAAAAAAAGTGGAAGTTTGTCTCAAGCAAATTGAATAAAGAGTGGGTCGCGAAACCTGTGAAAGAACCCAAGTCTTTCAGTTTTGTTGATGCGATAATGAATGACATAATTGAAAGAAAGGAGAGTGGGGTAAAGGTAAAGATCTGTGGTAAAGAAGTTGTAAACAAGCTTAAACCTCCTTGCGACCACGTAACATTGCCCACACGGCCAGACCTGACACTTCGAAAATTTTAG
- the LOC130645626 gene encoding THAP domain-containing protein 1 A-like, with protein MPTCKAYGCRNSTAKGEVKKSFFMIPRPNSNEEKLRCLRWINNMGRADVNINTLKFGKDAVLCEDHFHPDCLKKEITLPEYFTKRKKKELVPGAVPTKFSHKTYDEINMDGTKHLQQRKLSVRRSEELARSELIGHLLTENEVSQNETVNVQTNPTLVEEETIMIINVKDIIEPTHKNVGVQCKISLSDLNRSCQTDRLESCDFEAQAPEYYSIYANYVAVVNDHAYSKEKTVCSTPSKRKHVCEDVSLSPINLSLQSLPTDDEKDSDYIAESAEESINISDAHETERSILKEKKFVVFESMLDEIFNLLPCRSCDGTATSIEKREQGTCTIQRVLHQ; from the exons ATGCCTACTTGTAAAGCTTATGGCTGTAGAAATAGTACTGCGAAAGGAGAGGTGAAGAAGTCTTTTTTTATGATTCCTCGACCGAACAGTAACGAAGAAAAGTTGCGTTGTTTGAGATGGATAAACAACATGGGTCGTGCCGATGTGAACATCAATACGTTGAAATTTGGTAAAGACGCTGTGTTATGCGAAGATCATTTTCACccagattgtttaaaaaaagaaataacattgccgGAATATTttacgaaaagaaaaaagaaagagttaGTACCGGGGGCAGTGCCAACAAAATTTTCGCACAAAACATACGATGAAATAAACATGGACGGCACAAAACATTTACAGCAACGAAAATTATCTGTTAGACGAAGTGAAGAATTAGCACGTTCTGAA CTTATCGGCCATCTGCTAACGGAAAACGAAGTTTCTCAAAACGAAACTGTGAATGTTCAAACAAATCCAACTTTGGTTGAAGAAGAAACCATCATGATCATAAATGTGAAGGAT ATTATTGAACCAACCCACAAGAACGTTGGAGTTCAATGTAAAATATCACTAAGCGACTTAAACAGAAGCTGTCAAACTGATCGGTTAGAATCATGTGACTTTGAAGCGCAAGCTCCCGAGTATTATTCCATTTATGCTAATTACGTTGCTGTGGTAAACGATCACGCATATTCCAAAGAAAAAACTGTTTGCTCCACTCCTTCTAAAAGAAAGCACGTTTGTGAGGACGTCTCACTCTCTCCTATAAACTTGTCATTACAATCCTTACCAACTGACGATGAAAAAGATTCTGATTACATCGCTGAAAGTGCAGAAGAGTCAATCAATATTAGTGATGCTCATGAAACCGAACGaagcattttaaaagaaaagaaatttgttgttttcGAAAGCATGCTAGATGAAATATTTAACTTACTGCCCTGTCGTTCATGTGATGGAACCGCAACCAGTATCGAAAAGCGTGAGCAGGGAACGTGTACTATACAAAGGGTATTGCATCAATGA
- the LOC130645627 gene encoding ATP-dependent (S)-NAD(P)H-hydrate dehydratase-like: protein MLKAVQNFNHFGRNFTKYRSMSKHAVLDFHLSDVQSIIPQLTSKQHKGEAGRIGIIGGSREYTGAPYFSAMTALRLGADLAHVFCSQDAGTAIKCYSPDLIVHPILNDSDAFEQLENWLQRLHVVVIGPGLGRDDTTVELSYRIIQKLKSSGVTTIIDADGLHVLTKFPDLMENFSTAVVTPNEIEFQRLCSAVSIEIDEDADFNFSQRFKNVTVVRKGAVDKIFNSEFKTVAIGGSNRRCGGQGDILSGAIAVFSHWAEISKNEHKTLLAGYGACRFTKKLNEVAFVENDRGMITNDMVAKIPSVFKQLFEEV, encoded by the coding sequence ATGTTAAAAGCAGTTCAAAATTTTAACCATTTTGGAAGAAATTTTACGAAATACAGAAGCATGTCTAAGCACGCTGTTCTCGATTTTCATTTAAGCGATGTCCAAAGTATAATACCGCAATTAACATCAAAGCAGCATAAAGGTGAAGCTGGTCGGATTGGTATTATAGGAGGTAGCAGAGAGTATACAGGAGCGCCATATTTTTCTGCTATGACAGCGCTTCGTCTTGGCGCTGACTTAGCACATGTGTTTTGTTCTCAAGATGCTGGTACTGCAATCAAGTGTTACAGTCCTGATCTGATTGTGCATCCAATTCTAAATGACTCAGATGCGTTTGAACAGCTGGAAAATTGGTTGCAGCGGCTACACGTGGTTGTTATTGGTCCTGGCTTAGGGCGGGACGACACCACAGTCGAATTGTCTTATCGTATCatacaaaagttaaaatctAGTGGCGTAACTACAATCATTGATGCAGATGGCTTGCATGTGTTGACGAAGTTTCCAGATTTAATGGAAAACTTCTCAACTGCTGTTGTAACACCGAACGAAATTGAATTTCAAAGATTGTGCTCTGCTGTATCAATTGAAATCGACGAAGATGCAGATTTTAACTTTTCACaacgttttaaaaatgttactgtTGTTCGGAAAGGCGCTGTTGACAAGATATTTAATTCAGaatttaaaactgttgctattgGTGGAAGCAATCGACGATGTGGAGGACAGGGTGATATATTGTCTGGAGCCATCGCAGTTTTTAGTCATTGGGCAGAGATTTCGAAAAATGAACACAAGACACTTCTTGCGGGGTATGGTGCCTGTAGGTTCACAAAGAAGCTGAACGAAGTTGCTTTTGTTGAGAACGATAGAGGGATGATAACTAATGACATGGTTGCGAAAATTCCTTCTGTATTTAAACAACTGTTTGAGGAAGTATGa
- the LOC130645625 gene encoding acetyl-CoA acetyltransferase, mitochondrial-like — protein MAARVVASGSLRNNIASPKNLRSSLRSLSTSYQLQKNALIVSSARTPIGSFQSSLSALSASQLGSEAIKEAISRAGVQAHDVQEVYMGNVCIAGAGQAPARQAALGAGLPQSTPCCTINKVCASGMKSIMMAAQSIMSGSQDIMVAGGQESMSNVPFYLKREALKYGGNMLIDGIVLDGLTDAYDHIHMGACAEQTAAKYGVTRDEQDAYAKASYIKTKTAWENGIFDKEVIPVSVPNKRKGQPATLVSIDEEFTKVNFDKMSSLKTVFKKDGTITAANASTLNDGACATVIMSEEATKLHDTKPLARIVAFADAACEPVHFGAAPSLATSKVLQKAGMTLDDISMIEINEAFSAVVLLNIKELNLDTEKVNKNGGAVSLGHPIGMSGARIVSHMAHQLETGQFGLASICNGGGGASAMIIQKL, from the exons ATGGCGGCGAGAGTTGTTGCAAGTGGTAGCTTGAGAAACAATATTGCATCTCCAAAA AACTTAAGGTCAAGCTTAAGAAGTTTATCAACATCATATCAGTTACAAAAG aaTGCTCTGATTGTAAGTTCTGCTCGGACTCCAATTGGTTCTTTTCAAAGTTCCCTCAGTGCACTGTCTGCTTCACAGCTAGGAAGTGAAGCTATTAAAGAAGCCATATCAAGAGCAGGAGTGCAAGCCCATGATGTACAAGAAGTTTATATGGGAAATGTATGTATTGCTGGTGCAGGACAAGCTCCAGCCCGTCAAGCAGCGCTCGGTGCTG GCCTGCCACAATCCACTCCTTGTTGCACAATAAACAAAGTATGCGCATCAGGAATGAAGTCAATCATGATGGCTGCACAAAGTATTATGTCAGGCTCACAG gaTATTATGGTAGCAGGTGGACAAGAGAGTATGTCCAATGTCCCGTTTTATTTGAAACGTGAAGCTTTAAAATATGGTGGAAATATGTTAATT GATGGGATTGTATTAGATGGACTAACAGACGCGTATGATCACATACATATG GGGGCGTGTGCTGAGCAGACTGCAGCAAAATACGGTGTGACACGAGATGAGCAAGATGCGTATGCGAAGGCTTCATACATTAAGACAAAGACGGCTTGGGAG AACGGAATTTTTGATAAAGAAGTTATTCCAGTTTCGGTTCCTAATAAACGAAAAG GTCAACCTGCAACACTTGTTTCAATTGATGAGGAGTTTACAAAAGTAAATTTTGACAAGATGTCTTCTTTAAAAACGGTTTTCAAAAAGGACGGTACTATCACAGCTGCAAATGCCAGCACGTTGAACGATGGCGCATGCGCGACTGTTATCATGTCAGAAGAAGCAACCAAACTACACGACACAAAACCTTTAGCGAGAATCGTTGCATTTGCTGATGCTGCATGTGAGCCGGTACATTTTGGTGCTGCGCCATCATTGGCTACAAGCAAG gttttgcaGAAAGCTGGCATGACATTAGATGACATATCAATGATTGAAATAAACGAAGCATTTAGTGCTGTTGTATTGTTAAATATAAAGGAACTTAATTTGGATACTGAAAAAGTGAACAAAAATGGTGGTGCTGTATCTTTAGGACATCCAATTGGCATGTCTGGTGCACGAATAGTCAGTCACATGGCACATCAATTGGAAACAGGTCAATTCGGTCTTGCTAGTATTTGTAATGGCGGGGGAGGCGCTTCTGCGATGATTATTCAAAAGttgtaa